A section of the Triticum dicoccoides isolate Atlit2015 ecotype Zavitan chromosome 7A, WEW_v2.0, whole genome shotgun sequence genome encodes:
- the LOC119332012 gene encoding uncharacterized protein LOC119332012: MNTVLTMSGIDGEEPHSEVHQFMNRAVAMSDMDVQEPLSEVSIDPSRPVNIVDEDDDWVIVKKQRITILIPPLSPAAASPQAGTPIVSSRQVSLPRMSRRNCNAATKKHPKYFSTKKSLEGLGVDASIKKSRTCPSERIVHQDDAKMRGESSRSAAALVVKSEWTKHADHAVEGLSHKATEKATSPLRNMYDPGMPIISSNVTNKVLRARLLQRRVARFGGLRNWLLTCGLGWFVKKLDSEGIGMYQMVSLTMNQLKEMGLIAVGPRRKLIHAIDSVCKPGQFEMFS; this comes from the coding sequence ATGAACACAGTGCTAACCATGTCTGGTATCGATGGTGAGGAACCGCATTCAGAGGTTCATCAGTTTATGAACAGAGCAGTAGCTATGTCAGATATGGATGTTCAGGAACCACTTTCAGAGGTTTCCATTGATCCATCACGGCCAGTGAATATAGTTGATGAGGACGATGATTGGGTTATAGTCAAGAAACAGCGGATCACCATATTGATCCCTCCACTATCACCTGCGGCTGCAAGCCCTCAAGCTGGCACACCCATAGTAAGTTCTAGACAGGTTAGCCTACCAAGAATGAGCAGGAGAAACTGCAATGCTGCCACAAAGAAGCATCCAAAATATTTTTCTACGAAGAAATCTTTGGAGGGCCTTGGCGTCGACGCCAGCATCAAGAAATCTCGAACCTGCCCTTCTGAAAGAATTGTTCatcaagatgatgcaaagatgaggGGAGAATCGTCACGAAGTGCTGCTGCCCTTGTTGTAAAGTCTGAGTGGACTAAACATGCAGATCATGCTGTTGAAGGACTGTCCCATAAAGCCACTGAGAAAGCAACAAGTCCACTCAGAAACATGTATGATCCTGGGATGCCAATTATTTCTTCAAATGTCACAAATAAGGTACTGCGAGCACGACTTCTTCAGAGACGGGTTGCTCGGTTCGGTGGGCTGAGGAATTGGCTTTTGACTTGCGGTCTTGGATGGTTTGTCAAAAAATTGGACAGTGAAGGTATTGGGATGTATCAGATGGTCTCCCTTACAATGAACCAGCTGAAAGAGATGGGCCTTATTGCCGTAGGACCACGGAGAAAACTAATCCATGCTATTGACAGTGTCTGCAAGCCCGGTCAGTTTGAGATGTTTTCTTGA